The Bos indicus x Bos taurus breed Angus x Brahman F1 hybrid chromosome 3, Bos_hybrid_MaternalHap_v2.0, whole genome shotgun sequence genome segment TTCCCCCAAAACACTGTGAGCTTCTTCAGGATTAGGAGTATACCATGTTTGTTCtggtctctttcagttttgtttaccATTTGATATACAACACCAGGAAGATAATTTGACTGGAATGAACATCACTGAGCTTCCACTTTGTGCTAGCTACAGTGCTGTGTGTGCCATGCATATCATATATTACTTCTCACAGGTTCTGTTCCTGTTTCTGGTAGATATTATGTagattttacagagaaggaaatgaggttAAAGGAGACTAAATTACTTGAACTGGCCACAGTTGAAGTACCAAGACTTGAATGTCAATCTTCTGATTCCAAATCCCATGTTCCTCCACTAGAACCACTTCCTATGATGCCAAAAATGAAGAATCAGCTCTAACTTTTGAGATATAAACTAAACTTTGGAGCTCCCTGACTGTCATAAGTCTCGACTCTAGGAGAGAAAGAGACCCCAAAGTATAGATTACCACTGGGAAGGTATTCCCATCAAGCTGAAAGAATCAGAGATGCCAAAGCTGACTTCAAGCCAAAAAGACAGCTATTATTCTGCCTCAATTATAGTCTGAGGGTCAAGCAGGAAGACTTTTTTTCTGTTGTGAATAAGGCCAGGAAGAGGCCCAGTGGTGAGCAACTCCATCTGAAATAAAATCAGATATGAGGAAGCTTCCAGAGACACCAAAGATTCAAGAAACACAGACCtggataaaattttcaaaaaaattttcataTTCTGGAGTCATATAATCTTGCCCATATTTCTGACTTGCCCTGCCTGTATATATGTAGTGATTTGAAGTTTAAAGCACCAAAGGAAAGAGTTttgagttatttgttttttgaCAGGAGGGAGAAGGAAACTTCAAATCTTCGTCATCACACTCTACACTGAAGACTAAGGCAGAAGAACCTCAAGCAATGTGCTATGTGGTTGTGGCTCCTGAAGCACAAGAGAGCAGATGGCCTTGCTAGGACTAAGAGAGGAAACACAATGAGAAACTGGAAGTTCTGATGAAAGATTCACACTTGAGAGAATGAAAATCTCATAAAGTTTTCCCTGCCCTTCCCTAATTTAACCTCATCCTAGACAGACCTCAGTCAATGACCTGATATTAGTCCCGagtgagaaggggacgacagaggatgagatggctggatggcatcactgactcgatggacgtgagtctcagtgaactccgggagttggtgatggacagggaggcctggcgtgctgcgattcatggggtctcaaagagtcagatacgactgagcgactgatctgatctgatctgagtatcTAAATAAAATCATCGACCTTGCCAACAACTGAACAATCATGGTGATTGATATGCATCCTAAGCTGGGACAATAGTtggttcatttctctttctgcagCTGTAGGAGAATGCAGGATTTCCTCTGGGAGAACCAGAGCTCCGTGTCTGAGTTCATCCTTCTGGGCTTCTCCAAGGATTCCCAAATTAATACAATCCTCTTCaacatcttcctcttcctctatGTCTCTACTCTTGTGGGCAATGGGCTCATTGTCACCTTAATCCACCTGGACTCCCGCCTCAATACACCCATGTATTTTTTCCTCAGTGTCCTCTCCATGCTGGATATGAGCTATGTCACCACCACTGTGCCCCAGATGTTGGTGCATCTGGTCTGTCAGAAGAAAACTATCTCTTATGTTGGGTGTGTGGCCCAGATGTACATCTTTCTGGTGTTGGGCATCACTGAGGGCTGGCTGTTCTCTGTCATGGCCTGTGATAGATATGTGGCCATCTGCTACCCACTCAGGTACAATGTTATCATGAGCCCATGGCTGTGTGGGGCAATGGTGGTCTTTTGTGGACTGTGGGGGGTGAGCTGCTCTCTAGTTTACACTGTCTTCACTATGCGCCTGCCCTACTGTGGCCCCAATGAGATCAACCACTTCTTCTGTGAGGTTCCTGCTGTTCTAAAGCTGGCCTGTGCAGATACATCCCTCAATGACCAAGTAGATTTCATCCTAGGTTTCATCCTTCTTCTGGTACCCCTTTCCTTCATTCTGGCTTCTTACATCCGCATCTTTGCCACCATATTGAGAATTCGCTCGGCCCAAGGTCGGCTcaaggccttctccacctgtgcctcCCACATCACTGTGGTCACCATGTTCTGTGGACCCGCCATGTTTATGTACATGAACCCTGGGGCAAATGCCTCCCCAGAGTGGGACAAGAAACTTGCCCTGTTCTACAACGTCATCTCTGCCTTTCTCAACCCCATTATCTATAGCCTCAGAAACAAAGATGTAAAGAGAGCTTTCCTCAAGCTAACAGGCTGGGGCAGGACCACTGAATGAGGTCACTGGAACACAGAAGGCTACGACCAGACCTGAAACCATAGGTTCTGTGGTCCTTCCACCCCATTCCCTACCATAACCCTATAGATAGGCAAGAATCACTGACTGTTAGGGGAGATGATATGGAAAGTAGGTACCTGGGTGGGACGTGATGACTCCAGTGGGCTCTCTTCAAACATCAAGAGACTAAACTATGGACATCTTGCCGAGGAAAGATCCATGTctaattttttcctgtttccccAGGGCCCATCAAAGAGCCTGACAAATCAAAGCATTTACTCAAAGCAAATGTTGAGTAACTGAATTCATGAGGATTGGACCTATTAAATCAACTCTAGGTAGATGGGACAAGATGGGTCATAGGACCCAGATTAGTGAACtttattttatctcaataaagagCATCAACAGATCTAAAGAAACAGTTTCAGGGTAAAGGAAAGGTGACCTTTAGAATGGGATTCAAGGGTTGGTGATTGTCCATCCAGTATTTCCATGATGTGCCCCTGCTATGGTGAAGAGATACTTTGAGGGAGTCTCTCAGTGATACAGGTAAAATGTCACCCAAAAGAAATTGTAGTGGGTCAGAGCTCATACTTTGCAGCAAGCCATCACTTTGTAGGATTGTTGTGAGAAGTCAGTGTAGGTAACATTCTCAAAACAGTGCTTGATACACTGCTTGCTTTACATAAACATTGTCCTTCTTCTTGTTATAGTTGACTTCTTTTTCCTAACACCTCAGTTACCAAGCAAACAACTGAGACCATTTCCACTTACAGACAGTAGCCATTCTGCTCTCTGGAAAGGGATAGCTCGCAATACAATTGAAAAGGTTGGTATTTGTGTATACTTCATCCTTACGTGGATTTAGTGAGTTCGGTAAGTAGGATCTGTCACCAAGAAGCTTATCAGCGAaactatagaaaaataatatCCCTTCAAGATACCAAAAGAGAGGCCCTGATTGCAAACAACCACTGCTCCTCAAGGATACCTCCATTGATATTCTCCCAGGGTAGagctttcaaaataaatatttgtctatATCTGAATTGAGTAATGATGGTGTTAGTAGAGTACTTTATTCAAGAGGATATCAACAGGTATGGAAAGAGATGGATATCATAAAGGGTGCTGGTTCCTCTTACCAGTGCCAGAGCCTTTTACCCATGGCTGTGGCCCCTGAGAGTCCCCAGCACCCTCTAGGAGGCACAGAAAAACTGCTCCACAGAATCTTAGGAATTGTACTGGCCACACAGCATCTATCAT includes the following:
- the LOC113890027 gene encoding putative olfactory receptor 2B3, with the protein product MQDFLWENQSSVSEFILLGFSKDSQINTILFNIFLFLYVSTLVGNGLIVTLIHLDSRLNTPMYFFLSVLSMLDMSYVTTTVPQMLVHLVCQKKTISYVGCVAQMYIFLVLGITEGWLFSVMACDRYVAICYPLRYNVIMSPWLCGAMVVFCGLWGVSCSLVYTVFTMRLPYCGPNEINHFFCEVPAVLKLACADTSLNDQVDFILGFILLLVPLSFILASYIRIFATILRIRSAQGRLKAFSTCASHITVVTMFCGPAMFMYMNPGANASPEWDKKLALFYNVISAFLNPIIYSLRNKDVKRAFLKLTGWGRTTE